A single genomic interval of Octopus bimaculoides isolate UCB-OBI-ISO-001 chromosome 10, ASM119413v2, whole genome shotgun sequence harbors:
- the LOC106882740 gene encoding leucine-rich repeat and immunoglobulin-like domain-containing nogo receptor-interacting protein 1 — protein MVCLNLLPCHFESKETIFKLCLIFLIHTVLMDSISSAIYPLCESFCKCRYNHKDINCEDTNLTSVPKGIPGTVTHLRLSKNNIRFIKRDDFSKYHQLEMLYLDNNEISRIETGAFINLQKLKFLNLSNNELTYIPLNTFQHMASLEELNLNNNNIRSYGMNSFLFLPNIHTIQMNNNSNLLCGCHLPALKRYMKQTNQTNLNVSGKCILPQQRDKTLWDLDADIQNFCGNYQLFDQVGRCLQCSGSNCSNPQTMNCPGPELEEEFSKLHGTYIVKVRYFRRPQLVYKMVDTYTKHFIITFTIFAINTK, from the exons ATGGTCTGTCTAAACCTGTTACCATGTCATTTCGAATCGAAAGAAACTATATTTAAACTATGtttgatatttttgatacatACGGTTTTAATGGATTCAATATCTTCAGCGATATATCCACTCTGTGAATCTTTCTGCAAATGTAGATACAATCATAAAGATATCAACTGCGAAGATACGAATTTGACGTCAGTACCGAAAGGTATCCCTGGAACAGTGACGCATTT GCGGCTTAGCAAGAATAACATCCGATTTATAAAACGAGACGACTTTTCGAAATACCATCAATTGGAaatgct atatttagataataatgaaataagcagAATCGAAACTGGAGCCTTCATAAatcttcaaaaattaaagttcTT gAATCTCAGCAATAATGAATTGACATATATACCACTAAACACCTTTCAACATATGGCTTCCTTGGAAGAATT aaatttgaataataacaacatcaggtCCTACGGAATGAATTCTTTCTTATTCCTGcctaatatacatacaat CCAAATGAATAATAACTCTAATTTGCTGTGTGGATGTCACCTTCCAGCTCTTAAGAGGTATATGAAGCAAACGAATCAAACAAATCTTAATGTCTCAGGAAAATGCATTCTTCCACAGCAAAGAGACAAGACTCTATGGGATCTAGATGCAGATATTCAAAATTTTTGTGGGA ACTACCAACTTTTTGATCAAGTAGGCCGTTGTTTACAATGCTCAGGCTCAAACTGCTCTAATCCACAAACAATGAACTGTCCTGGTCCAGag CTAGAAGAGGAATTTTCAAAATTGCATGGGACCTACATTGTTAAAGTAAGATATTTCAG GCGACCACAATTAGTTTACAAAATGGTTGATACTTACACGAAGCATTTCATAATTACTTTTACAATTTTTGCTATTAATACCAAATAA